The genomic window TACTTGATTCATGTGATTCTGAATGAAAGCGAAGGATTGGCCAGTTTCTTCAATAATATGAACGCCTTTTCTTACTTCTCCTTCTCCCGCATTCATTTCCTGCACAACGACTTTCGTTTCGTTCTGAACGGTATTGATTTGATCCTGCACGGTTTTTGCAGCATTATTCGATTGCTCTGCAAGCTTTCGTACTTCATCCGCAACGACAGCGAATCCTCGACCATTTTCTCCAGCTCTAGCCGCTTCAATAGAAGCATTTAGTGCCAGTAGATTCGTTTGTTCCGCTATATCGGAAATCATTTGACTGACCTGGTTAATCGTTGCTGCCTGTTTCTCTAGGTTCTCCACCGTTGTGGCGATAGAAGATACTTTATGTTGAATCGCATTCATTTGTTGAACACTGCTTTTAATCCCTTGTTGACCAGTTTGTACAGCAACAACAGCGTCATTTATTGCTTTTGTTACTTGTTGAGTCGACTGCTGCACATCCATAATTCCTCTAGAAACCGTCGTCGCAGCTGCTTTTCCTTGATCCATACTCGTCGTTTGCTCATCCACACTGCCCGATACTTCTTGAATGGCTAATGTAATTTGTTCAGTTGCCTGCATATTCTGCTCGGTACTTGCCTGTAATTGTTCAGACGACGCAGCTAAATAGGTTGATTTATCTTGAATTCCTCTAATGGTTTGAATGAGAGATTGTCGCATGTCTTCAAACGAATCAGCTAACTGTCCGACTTCATCTTTGAAGGTAGACTTTACGCTGTACGTTGAACTTAAGTTCCCTTGACTAATAACCGTTGCAACGTTTGATAGTCCGGAAATAGGGCGTACAATCGCACGAACGATAGCGAAAATAATAACGGATCCAATCAGTAATGTGACAATGATTACGATTAACATTGAGTAAAGAATTGGCTGTACCAGTTGACTCACTTCATTTGGTAACATCGCTCCGGCAAGCACCCAATTCGTTGGTAAAACGGTATCATATGTGATTTGCCGTGGATCTTCACCATCTACTTGAAACTCAAACTGTCCTGATTCTCCACCCTCTACAAACTGAGCACTGAGGGTTGCTGGGACGTACTCGCCAGAATTTAATACAGGATGATAGACAACTCTCGAAAGGTGGTCTACTAAAAACAAGTAGCCTGTACTTCCAATCGAAGCATCTGCTACATAGGATAGAATTGGGTTGAAATCGACTCGCATTGCTAAAACGTTTCCTCGATCGCTTGTCAAGGATGCAAAAAGAATATCTGTCTCGTCTTCATTTGAAAAAATTGGTTCACTTACCGCTACATCGGTTTGCCTCCCAAAAAGATCTCGTAACCAAGTGAATTCTAATACACCAT from Shouchella hunanensis includes these protein-coding regions:
- a CDS encoding methyl-accepting chemotaxis protein — its product is MKQKKVSLKWKLMLAFGLMLVIPSLVIGVFSYLSTRENVESTMNAQAEQMTANVHASLQQYMGLQTELAAFTGDTIDANASSDDIANQLEVLFGEDNRLREVYIVNNKGEGTVYQADGSIESVANTEELSEQYGVLEFTWLRDLFGRQTDVAVSEPIFSNEDETDILFASLTSDRGNVLAMRVDFNPILSYVADASIGSTGYLFLVDHLSRVVYHPVLNSGEYVPATLSAQFVEGGESGQFEFQVDGEDPRQITYDTVLPTNWVLAGAMLPNEVSQLVQPILYSMLIVIIVTLLIGSVIIFAIVRAIVRPISGLSNVATVISQGNLSSTYSVKSTFKDEVGQLADSFEDMRQSLIQTIRGIQDKSTYLAASSEQLQASTEQNMQATEQITLAIQEVSGSVDEQTTSMDQGKAAATTVSRGIMDVQQSTQQVTKAINDAVVAVQTGQQGIKSSVQQMNAIQHKVSSIATTVENLEKQAATINQVSQMISDIAEQTNLLALNASIEAARAGENGRGFAVVADEVRKLAEQSNNAAKTVQDQINTVQNETKVVVQEMNAGEGEVRKGVHIIEETGQSFAFIQNHMNQVTEKIHLVTDEVKAMANQTEQFMLSYEQIATASETTSASIQNVSASTEEQLASMEEILSSTTNLAQLADELEEMIAKFEWND